The Pelodiscus sinensis isolate JC-2024 chromosome 4, ASM4963464v1, whole genome shotgun sequence genomic sequence ATTGCAGCAGTGAAAGGTGGTGGATAGAGAAATATGAAGGAGGGTGCAATGGTTAATATAATATGCTTTATTTAGACctatttgttttagtttttagatCCATATGATGGTGATTCAGAAGAAGCATCAACCCATTCAGATTGTAGTTTGAATTCTCTTACTGATATGAACTATAGCAGAGTTACATCTTTGCACAATTTTCCAAAGATGGTGGCTGAGGGAGACATTTACTCTTCTGAAAACCTAGAGTCCCCCCATCTGTCTTCAAACTGGGTCCCCCCAGTAACAGAAATCTGTGATGTCTATATGCAGCCAGTAAATGATCTTAGAAAACCGATGGAAGTTATCACTAAAGAGAAAAGTGATGTTCCACTAAGACTTGCCGGGCCATGTGAACTGTCCAGAACTTCTGCAGCACTTGCCTCCGCAATATGGCTGACATCAGACAGTTCCTTACTCATGAATGTTGAGCCTTCAAAATATGAAGGAGCCCTAGCAAGCCCGGTCACCACTCCTCTGCAACAACCCATGTTAGCAAAGTTTGATGGTGAAAACATGTGTGACCAATTAATAGTGAAGAGAAAACAAGGGCTTCCACTTGTAGAGGGTATTAGTGAAAAGCTAAGAAGAAAGAAATTGCGTGCAACTTAATTTAAGGGATACATGCTAATTATGACAGGGAACAGCTCTTATTTACTGAATTATACATTTAAACAGGGGGAATGATTGGGCTAAGACTTCAAAATGTCAACTAGATCTAGCAGTACCCTACAGAACATTAATGATTCTGTATAGGAAGACTGTAGCTAATACAGAGCTGTAGTAGTAGCAGTTATGATAAAACCTGATCCTATGCAACATAAAGGACTCTGCCTTCGGTCCTGTTCTTCCCCAGCAACTCAACTCCTGCACTTTTGGCCAAGCAATTATGCATTTCTTTAAGCTATAGCAGATAGAATGCCTTAGCAATGTATACATGCTTATGCTGTTAGGGGCCCAGGCCTTCTCATGAAATAGTGGTTGGAGAAATGCATCGCATGGCTATAATTAAATTGAAAGAGAGTTGGTAATTCTGTACATGTAGACTAAGCACTCATCATAGTGTTTCACCTTCATAGTAACTGCACCATCTTCACTGTGGCCTGTCCCTGCTTGCTATAGCTGCTTTGTTTCTACTATAAATGGTCACTTGCAGATTCAGCTATGGATAATTGCCAAAAACCTCAAATCACACATCAGAAGTTTTGTAAGTGCAAATAATTCTGCTCAGCATTCATTCTGCAGGGTCTAACTgactttacatttttatttggtGTTGACAAATTAACTGAATATTCGTCTAACCCTCTCTTAAGTGCTGTGCATGCCAGTGTGGGTTTATAATGTAAGAGCCAAGAGTTGAAGTTCTTCTACAATGaagggtttttatttttcctttatgagaagctgattttttttcattctcaaATCCAGTTGCAAAACAGAACTGAACCAGAAGAGCAGTAGTTTTAATTACCACCTGTTTTGCCTTCCCTTTTATATGGAATGGGGTAGGTACTAGAGAAGGAAAAAGGGGCTTCATAGAACTCTTTTACTCAGTACTATTCCAACTGTCTGCAAGTGAACATAAGTAGGTATGGGATTTACCTATGTGCAAGAGAGGTATTTTGTTGCAGTAGTAGCACCATCTATGGGGATGTTGTCTGTTTTAAACATCTCAGATCTCTCGGTATGGATCCTGCCTTTTATTACAATTAAACTACTTTAAACAAAGCCTGAATTTCATTGCTCTTCCTTATTAACTGTACTTTCACAAAGTGGATGTGAGGGGGAAGGCTAGCATGTGACACAAAATAAGTCTACATGAAGTATTCCATTAAATATCAATTAGGAACCTTCCTGGCTTAAGTTCACTAACATTCTACCTTAATTATGAATTCTTTAGACTCACTACTGTGCTAGAGCTTACAAGTTGCAGGAGTAAGAATACTTATTTAAAGAGTGGTCACATTGTAACCACATTATATTTAAGAATATAACATTTCTTCACGTGCTCATGAGATTCAAAATAGGGTAGGCTAAAGGTTTAGCTTCTTTTAATAAATTTGATTGGGGCTGCACTCATGTTTGAGGAAAACCAAATTTATTGAGAGCTTTGATGTAATACTAGATGACTCTCCAATATTGAAAGTTGCTGTGAATAAACATGCTTCTGCTCAATTTTCTTTCATGGTATAACTAAAATGGTGATTATTACTCTTCACTGTGATGCATAGTCCTGTTTAGAGACACCAACAAtgttgatttttcaaagatagaACACTGGAACGGGaagggcctcgagaggtcatcaagtccaggcccttgCAGGCAAATGCCCAAACCCAAGTCCATTCCAAGATCCATCCCACCCCTGGTCGATGTGTATCcagcatgctcttaaatatctccagagctggagatttcaacccctcccccaacccactttattccagtgtttaaccactctgacaagtttttcctaatgtccaacctaaacctcccttgccacagTTTAATAGATATACTTTGAAGTACTGAATCAGTAGTGTCAAAGCTTACACTAAACTGACACTAGGGTTAGTGGCTCCCACTACCTCTGTGGACTGTCCCCATAGCACCAGGCACCTTGTTTAGTTAGTGATACTTTAAGttctttgggctgtgtctaggctggccagtttttctggaaaatcagccacttttctggaaaaacttgccagctgtctacactggccgcttgaatttctgcggaaatactatgctgctcccgttcaggctaaagtccttttgcgcaagagggccagtgtagacagcccagatttgttttctgcaaaaaagccctgatggtgaaaatggcgatcggggcttttttgtggaaaagcgcgtctagattggcacagacacttttctgcaaaaagtgcttttgtggaaaagcgtcagtgccaatctagatgctcttttccgaaaatacttaatggaaaacttttgttaaaagcatttccagaaaatcatgccagtctagacatagccttggtgttttcTGTTCTTCCATACACTTTAGGTCACCATGCCAAAGGCTAGTTAACTCTGACTGCTAAGTTTTTTCTCATACAAATTCAAGGTGAAGAAAGACCTACACTCTTGCTCACTGGGATTTATTTCTGCAGCTGCTAATTAGTTCAGCTGGTATCAGAGACATGAACAAATCATCACAATCTGGGCCTCACAGTCCATCCCTTGAACTTGCCAAGTCCAAACCTGAGGTACAGTGTATAGAAAACCCCTGAAGCGTGTGATGTAAATTAAGCTTAAACGACCAGAAGATTCTTCATAGTATATCAGTGTCTGCCTCTACCAAATCCTAGCCCAGTGGTAGGCAAcacaagaatttggaaagtggccaaTGGCCACACAcatccatgatattaatggatgggcagggtctgggatggagactgggTGCAGAATAGAGCTTCAGGTACAAGAGTTTGTGTGGgatctgaaagggagtttgggtgaaggagggggagtAGGCAGTgcaaggagaggattctgacctggagcagGATTTGGGATGTGACTGGGGTAAAATTGGGGTGCATGAGGAGTGGCTGGGCTGCCGGAGGAAGGCTTTGGCCTGGAATCACTTACATGGGCAGCAGGTTCCTCAGCCTGTGTCCCTGAATCCTGCTCAGAGCAACTATGGGGGCTATGTGTGGCTCTGAACACTGTGAGCCTAGAGGGGTACTTTGTGCACCGCTGGTCTTGCAAACAGGAAGCTCTGATTGGCCAGTTTGCaggcagtgggagctgcaagatgggccaggcagcacagaaagcctctcctctccttcccttcaagTGTGCAGTGTTCAGAGATGCACACACAGTTCCCTGTGGGGATAAGGTAGGCAGGGAGTCTGGTTAAGGTTCTGCTGCACCTGCAGGCCAATTTTGCCCATCCAGTATAACACATTTTTATTCTGCTGCTCTCAAAGTACATCATTACATTTTTACTTTAGCTCCTTTATCTTGTTCAGAAATTTTTAGGGCAGCAAAACTGCCTCACTTGATCAATATTCCTTGTGCACAGAATCTGACATTGTCTGGCTCTGAGCTTGCTGTGGAAGGTGAGCTCTGAACACGGATGGTGCCTCTAATGCACCTGACTCCCTTGTGCTGTAAAGCCTCTTAGAAGACCCCTGAGACTTTTAGAAAGCTTATCAAAGGAGACTAGGCTCTAGGTTACAGAATGTTGCCTCAGAGGAATCTAAATGTCCTATGGTGGTCAAGTCATTTGAGTATCAAATGCATATAACAAATTGCATTACTATCAAGAGCTTTGCTGTTTTGCATTCCTATTTAGCACTTCCGAGCTCTGACCTCATGTACACAGGAAACACAGGCCTCTGGTGGGCTGACCACGTGGCTATACCAACTCCAGAGATAGGTACATAGGGATATacttggaaaaaaaagcaaagcctGCACTCTATTGTGAAATTGTACCTCAACTTAGACGTCAATTCTGTTTCAGCAGTGCAACAGGCCTATCGCTGACCTATCAGTGCTCTTTCAGTGGGAGGGTGGATAACAGCAGCTTTTGGTGGAGCTTAAGATTGTATGAGGACTtctgagccctgctgtgctggaggaatGAAGGTAGCTAGTAACTTTCTCCCACATTCCAGACTTGGACAAATTAGAGGATAGAGGGAGCTGAAATCCTTTTGTAAGTCAGTGATGAGTGCTGCTTTAGAGCACCAGTGGAAGAAAGGCTTTAAGAGCTAGGTTCTATCTGTCGTCTCTGCGTCTACTGAAATAGTGGAACTGTGCATTTACACTTCCCTGTTATATAGATTCCTTGAACTACATGTTAAAGATGCGGTTGTAAACTTAACTTACATTCAGCAAGGATCAGTTTAAATGTAGGACTGATATAATCAATGGGTTTCAGACCACTTTACAGTATATAGAATGCATATCCACAAGCTAGTTTTAAAGAGTGTTACTTTAAGAcatgagtgggcaataattttcacccggggggggggggggggggggaagagagaagagagagggaaggagcacACCGCATTTGTGGTAAGTCATCACAGGCaggtgggagtggagggagaagaggaagagagtgCTCAAGTCAGGGTGTTCCCcatccagaaggggcagggctggggctaaaGAGTGTGAGAGAGACTGACGGGTGCACAGTCTAGGACAGTGACATTGTGTAGTGGTTGTTGGGTAAACGCGAGAGCCCATGCATTGTCTCCCCCAGCTCCACTCCACAGAGAAGATGTATGGAGGGGGGGAAgtatcttagaaacagtgcactgcctcGTAAGACAGACACTGATCTCAGTCAGCCTCTCTCCAACTGCTGCTCTACAGAGATGAGGAACACCCTGACCTAAGCActcccttcctcttctctctccaCTATGCGCAGGAAGGTCCTGGGAGCAGCTtggctgcaggatggagcaaagtgtggggggaagggcagctgaacacTCAATGCCAATTGTATGAATGCTCTAGTAATCAACCAGGCATGTCAGTTCTAGCCCTGCAACTGTATTTTGTCCAATCTGTCCAAATTCATAAGATCATTAAATATGGATCTTAGACAAAAGCTCAACACAGTTTGGTCCATCTATCATTCTAGACAACCCCCTCTAATGAACATTTTCAATCTTCTACAGTGAGAGTATGTCCCATTTGTACAATAGTTATATTATGATTACAATTAATGTTACAAATGTTTCTGATCTCAGTATATATTGGGGAATATATGTCTATCCTAAAAAGTCACCCCCTTAACTGCCATTAGGTCTCATTTGTTTTTGGCAGTCTCAGCAGGAAGTGAACAGAAAATATCTGTGATCCTTTACTTGTCATCCTACAAGACAAGCCTGAAGCCCATAGAGGGCAATGCAGGGAAGCTTTTTCTCTTACTAAAAggtaaaaatacaaataaaaccc encodes the following:
- the LOC142829038 gene encoding uncharacterized protein LOC142829038, which codes for MPIKQEQAEAIRSRIASMEKRQRRRKKCRDGKPRADSCDLMDSDKSSDFVARLAHKYMQKCTVESSTESESESNNECLPSRLTEGVLKKANDKLLQFLDPYDGDSEEASTHSDCSLNSLTDMNYSRVTSLHNFPKMVAEGDIYSSENLESPHLSSNWVPPVTEICDVYMQPVNDLRKPMEVITKEKSDVPLRLAGPCELSRTSAALASAIWLTSDSSLLMNVEPSKYEGALASPVTTPLQQPMLAKFDGENMCDQLIVKRKQGLPLVEGISEKLRRKKLRAT